The following are from one region of the Cetobacterium somerae genome:
- a CDS encoding carbon starvation CstA family protein: protein MISFIGSLIALILGYVIYGKYVEKVFGVSENRETPAVRLADGVDYVELDWKKAFLIQFLNIAGLGPIFGAVAGALWGPAAFLWIVFGCIFAGATHDYLSGMLSVRHDGATIAEIVGHYLGDNAKKIMRVFSVVLLVLVGVVFVNGPAGILASMTSINTLTWVAVIVAYYMLATVLPVDKLIGKIYPIFGASLIIMGIGIGGGLILKGYNIPEISMVNLHPKGTSIYPYLFITIACGAISGFHATQSPLMARCMKNEKEGRRIFYGSMIAEGVIALVWAAAAMTFFGGTEGLMNAGPAGVVVNTISNSILGKVGGALALLGVVACPITSGDTAFRSARLAIADAINYKQGPVKNRFIIAIPLFAVGIGLCFIDFAIIWRYFAWANQTLATIALWAGAVYLANEGKNHWIATIPGVFMTAVVTTYILIAPEGFRLSETIGYVVGIAGAVIALGLFLKKINKKEAIKA from the coding sequence ATGATTAGTTTTATAGGATCATTAATAGCTTTGATTTTAGGTTATGTAATTTATGGAAAGTATGTTGAAAAAGTATTTGGAGTAAGTGAAAACAGAGAAACTCCTGCAGTGCGTTTAGCAGATGGAGTAGATTATGTTGAATTAGATTGGAAGAAAGCTTTTTTAATTCAGTTTTTAAATATAGCTGGATTAGGACCAATATTTGGTGCAGTAGCAGGAGCTTTATGGGGACCAGCAGCATTTTTATGGATAGTTTTTGGATGTATATTCGCAGGAGCAACACACGACTATTTATCAGGTATGTTATCTGTTAGGCATGATGGTGCAACAATAGCAGAGATTGTAGGTCATTATCTAGGAGATAATGCAAAAAAAATAATGAGAGTATTCTCAGTTGTTTTACTAGTATTAGTAGGAGTTGTATTTGTAAATGGACCTGCAGGAATTTTAGCAAGTATGACAAGTATAAATACATTGACATGGGTAGCGGTAATAGTAGCTTATTATATGTTAGCAACAGTTCTTCCTGTAGATAAGTTAATTGGAAAAATTTATCCAATATTTGGAGCATCATTAATAATAATGGGAATTGGAATTGGTGGAGGATTAATTTTAAAAGGATATAATATTCCAGAAATTTCAATGGTAAATCTTCATCCAAAAGGTACATCTATATATCCATATTTATTTATAACAATAGCTTGTGGAGCAATATCAGGATTCCATGCAACACAATCTCCGTTGATGGCTAGATGTATGAAAAATGAAAAAGAAGGTAGAAGAATATTTTATGGTTCAATGATAGCAGAAGGAGTTATAGCACTAGTTTGGGCAGCAGCAGCGATGACATTCTTTGGAGGAACAGAAGGATTAATGAATGCTGGGCCAGCAGGAGTTGTAGTAAATACAATATCAAATAGTATTTTAGGTAAGGTTGGAGGAGCTTTAGCACTATTAGGAGTTGTAGCATGTCCAATAACATCTGGAGATACAGCTTTTAGAAGTGCTAGATTAGCTATTGCAGATGCAATAAATTATAAGCAAGGGCCTGTAAAAAATAGATTTATAATTGCAATACCATTATTTGCAGTGGGAATTGGATTATGTTTTATAGATTTTGCAATAATTTGGAGATATTTTGCTTGGGCAAATCAAACATTAGCTACAATAGCTTTATGGGCAGGAGCAGTTTATTTAGCAAATGAAGGAAAAAATCACTGGATTGCAACAATTCCAGGAGTATTTATGACAGCAGTCGTTACTACATATATATTAATAGCACCAGAAGGATTTAGATTATCAGAAACAATAGGATATGTAGTAGGTATAGCAGGAGCAGTAATTGCTTTAGGACTATTCTTAAAGAAAATAAATAAAAAAGAGGCTATTAAAGCATAA
- a CDS encoding YfcC family protein, translating to MKKERKMFSAYTIVFIFLVITGALTWIVPQSVVVSNNGVKEVIYNAIVNDAGEVVKGLGRQPAGIWNILMAPIQGFEKSSSVSIAILMAGAFLGLINSVGAMDAGIGALLKKYTGTTLIAILMFVFAVFGSVFGFWEEIPAFSIVIVPLFVLAGYDVITGLAVLTVGATAGNMASVVNPFSTGAAIGAIGNPELSLGSGMVLRLILFVLLYAIGLFFTVKYANEVKKNKEKSLVADVDVKTMTHEQGHLPELTKKRFWSIMVLIGIIVLLILGYMPWYEIKFADGSNFQDIINAPIYLLAKIPLLGDVLGAKYITPLGDWYFGEFSFVFFLGSILIGFINKIPEDKFVKEFASGAKDLLGVVLVLAIANGISVLMGSKTSGMSVTFVYWIQSALQGIPAWAFSVATILAYVGIGCFLQSTSGVAGITMPILGAVAMALFQNSNVGVIGGQIMLISAFTLGINFMSGIYPSATTMGTLELFNVPYDRYLKFVLKIFITMLAAGCILISVSQFLGLI from the coding sequence TTGAAAAAAGAAAGAAAGATGTTTAGTGCATATACTATTGTTTTTATATTTTTAGTAATAACAGGGGCTTTAACTTGGATAGTTCCACAATCAGTTGTTGTAAGTAATAATGGTGTAAAAGAAGTAATCTATAACGCTATTGTTAATGATGCTGGAGAAGTAGTAAAAGGGTTAGGTCGTCAGCCGGCAGGAATTTGGAATATTTTAATGGCACCAATACAAGGATTTGAAAAATCAAGTTCAGTAAGTATTGCAATTTTAATGGCTGGAGCTTTTTTAGGATTAATAAACTCTGTAGGTGCAATGGATGCTGGAATTGGAGCGTTGCTAAAAAAATATACAGGAACTACTTTAATAGCAATTTTAATGTTTGTTTTTGCTGTTTTTGGTAGTGTGTTTGGATTTTGGGAAGAGATACCTGCATTTTCAATTGTTATAGTACCTTTATTTGTTTTGGCAGGATATGATGTGATAACAGGATTGGCTGTTTTAACAGTTGGAGCAACAGCTGGTAATATGGCGAGTGTTGTAAATCCATTTTCAACAGGAGCAGCTATTGGTGCAATTGGAAATCCAGAACTTTCTTTAGGAAGTGGAATGGTATTGAGATTAATTTTATTTGTGCTTCTTTATGCCATTGGACTATTTTTTACAGTTAAGTATGCAAATGAAGTTAAAAAAAATAAAGAAAAATCTCTTGTAGCTGATGTTGATGTAAAAACTATGACTCACGAGCAAGGACATCTTCCTGAATTAACTAAGAAAAGATTTTGGTCAATTATGGTATTAATAGGAATTATAGTTTTACTAATATTAGGTTATATGCCTTGGTATGAAATCAAGTTTGCAGATGGATCTAACTTTCAGGATATTATAAATGCACCAATATATTTATTAGCAAAAATACCATTACTAGGAGATGTATTAGGAGCTAAGTATATAACTCCTCTTGGAGATTGGTATTTTGGAGAATTTTCTTTTGTGTTCTTTTTAGGATCGATTTTAATAGGATTTATAAATAAAATTCCTGAAGATAAATTTGTAAAAGAATTTGCATCAGGTGCGAAAGATTTATTAGGGGTTGTATTAGTTTTAGCAATAGCTAATGGAATATCTGTTTTAATGGGAAGTAAAACTTCAGGAATGTCAGTAACGTTTGTATATTGGATTCAATCAGCATTACAAGGAATCCCAGCGTGGGCATTCTCAGTTGCTACGATTTTAGCATATGTTGGAATTGGGTGTTTCTTACAATCAACAAGTGGAGTAGCAGGAATAACAATGCCTATACTTGGAGCAGTTGCAATGGCATTATTCCAAAATTCTAATGTAGGAGTTATAGGTGGACAGATAATGTTGATATCAGCATTTACGTTAGGTATAAATTTTATGTCTGGAATTTATCCGAGTGCAACAACTATGGGAACATTAGAATTATTTAATGTTCCATATGATAGATATTTAAAATTTGTATTAAAGATATTTATAACAATGTTAGCAGCAGGATGTATATTAATTTCAGTATCACAATTTTTAGGATTAATTTAA
- the nox gene encoding H2O-forming NADH oxidase — translation MSKIVVVGANHAGTAAINTILSNYPNEEVVVFDKNSNISFLGCGMALWIGKQISGPEGLFYSSKEKLECNGAKVHMETEIKKVDFKNKVVYGINKDGVEVSESYDKLILSTGSLPIDLPIPGKDLKNVQFVKLYQHAEDVIKKLENQDLKNIVVVGAGYIGVELAEAFQRCGKNVELVDLSDSCLSGYYDLEFREMMKENLVKNGINVNFGEKVLELKGTDKVEEVITDKKTYKADMVILAVGFIPNNILGKESLELFRNGAYKVDLTQKTSLDDVYAIGDCATIYDNSIEDTNYIALATNAVRSGIVAAHNVCGTELESIGVQGSNGISIYGLNMVSTGLTLEKATKLGYDAVATEFADLQKPGFIEHDNDKVFLKIVYDKNTRRVLGAQMASRQDISMGIHMFSLAIQEKVTIDKIKLLDIFFLPHFNQPYNYITMAALGAK, via the coding sequence ATGAGTAAAATAGTAGTAGTTGGAGCAAATCATGCAGGAACAGCAGCAATCAACACAATTTTATCAAACTATCCAAATGAAGAGGTTGTAGTATTTGATAAAAATTCAAACATCAGTTTTTTAGGATGTGGAATGGCGTTATGGATTGGAAAACAAATATCAGGGCCTGAAGGATTATTCTACTCTTCTAAAGAAAAATTAGAGTGTAATGGTGCTAAAGTTCATATGGAAACTGAAATTAAAAAAGTAGATTTTAAAAATAAAGTTGTATATGGAATAAATAAAGATGGTGTTGAGGTATCAGAGAGTTATGACAAATTAATATTATCAACAGGTTCATTACCTATAGATTTACCAATTCCAGGTAAAGATTTAAAAAATGTTCAATTTGTTAAACTATATCAACACGCTGAAGATGTAATAAAAAAATTAGAAAATCAAGATTTAAAGAACATTGTAGTAGTTGGAGCAGGATATATAGGTGTTGAATTAGCGGAAGCTTTCCAAAGATGTGGAAAAAATGTAGAGTTAGTTGATTTAAGTGATAGCTGTTTATCAGGATATTATGACTTAGAATTTAGAGAGATGATGAAAGAAAATCTTGTAAAAAATGGAATAAATGTAAATTTTGGAGAGAAAGTTTTAGAATTAAAAGGAACAGACAAAGTAGAAGAAGTAATAACTGATAAAAAAACATATAAAGCAGATATGGTCATTTTAGCAGTTGGATTTATACCAAATAATATTTTAGGAAAAGAATCATTAGAGTTATTCAGAAACGGTGCTTATAAAGTTGATTTAACTCAAAAAACAAGTTTAGATGATGTTTATGCTATAGGAGATTGTGCGACAATATATGATAATTCTATAGAAGATACAAATTATATAGCTTTAGCAACAAATGCAGTTCGTTCAGGAATTGTTGCAGCTCACAATGTGTGTGGAACAGAACTTGAAAGTATAGGAGTTCAGGGATCAAATGGAATTTCAATTTATGGATTAAATATGGTTTCAACAGGATTAACACTAGAAAAAGCTACAAAATTAGGGTATGATGCCGTAGCCACAGAGTTTGCAGATTTGCAAAAACCTGGATTTATAGAGCATGATAATGATAAAGTGTTTTTGAAAATAGTTTATGATAAAAACACAAGAAGAGTTTTAGGGGCTCAAATGGCATCAAGACAAGATATTTCTATGGGAATTCATATGTTCTCATTAGCTATTCAAGAAAAAGTGACAATAGATAAGATTAAATTATTAGACATATTCTTCTTACCTCATTTTAATCAACCATACAACTATATTACTATGGCAGCATTAGGAGCGAAGTAG
- a CDS encoding deoxyribodipyrimidine photo-lyase has product MSLFKDSRIKYLKNNKKVEGQHIIYWMQESQRTRYNFALNEAIYLSKKNKIPLYVVFNYLNSYPEASKRHYDFMLQGLKDVKESLDQKGIKFILLEGDPLENIIKVCKKAKVVIWDKSYLKNQREVKERLLKCIDSTILEIESNVVIPVELVSTKEEYSAKTLRDKYRKIETFNEETFNEEKYFFIENLGNVLEELDCSDKYIPKIKKTLDGGFLGGEREAVKILESFIKNDLKFYLNKGPDNERSSKLSPYLHFGQISPVEIKHNIEKLSKELINEKNSFLEEVIIRRELAINFVYYNKNYDNWLGITYEWAYKTLEKHENDKREYIYSEKELEEFKTHDKYWNACQKQMLDMGYMDSYMRMYWCKKILEWSVTPQKAYEIAIKLNNKYFYDGRDPNSYAGVAWCFGKHDRAWKEREIFGKVRYMNSDGLKRKFDIEKYVEKYLK; this is encoded by the coding sequence ATGAGTTTATTTAAAGATTCAAGAATAAAATATTTAAAAAATAATAAGAAAGTAGAAGGACAACATATAATATATTGGATGCAAGAAAGTCAAAGAACGAGATATAATTTTGCTTTAAATGAAGCAATATATTTATCTAAAAAAAATAAAATACCTCTTTATGTTGTATTTAATTATTTAAATAGTTATCCTGAAGCATCTAAAAGACATTACGATTTTATGCTACAAGGTTTAAAAGATGTTAAAGAATCTCTTGATCAAAAAGGTATCAAGTTTATTTTATTAGAAGGAGATCCTTTAGAAAATATAATTAAAGTTTGTAAAAAAGCAAAAGTTGTTATTTGGGATAAAAGTTATTTGAAAAATCAAAGGGAAGTAAAAGAGAGATTGCTAAAATGTATAGATAGTACAATTTTAGAGATTGAAAGTAATGTTGTCATTCCTGTGGAGTTGGTTAGTACTAAAGAGGAGTACAGTGCAAAAACTTTAAGAGATAAATATAGAAAAATAGAAACTTTTAACGAAGAAACTTTTAATGAAGAAAAATATTTTTTTATAGAAAATTTGGGTAATGTTCTAGAGGAGTTAGACTGTTCTGATAAATATATACCAAAGATAAAAAAAACTTTAGATGGAGGTTTTTTAGGAGGGGAGAGAGAAGCTGTAAAAATTTTAGAAAGTTTTATAAAAAATGATTTAAAATTTTATTTAAATAAAGGACCTGATAATGAAAGAAGTTCAAAATTATCACCCTATTTACATTTTGGGCAAATATCTCCTGTAGAAATTAAACATAATATTGAAAAATTAAGTAAAGAATTGATTAATGAAAAAAATAGTTTTTTAGAAGAAGTTATAATAAGAAGGGAATTAGCAATTAATTTTGTCTACTATAATAAAAATTATGATAATTGGCTAGGAATAACATATGAGTGGGCTTATAAAACATTAGAAAAACATGAAAATGATAAAAGAGAATATATTTATAGTGAAAAAGAGTTGGAAGAGTTTAAAACACACGATAAATATTGGAATGCGTGTCAAAAGCAGATGTTAGATATGGGATATATGGATAGTTATATGAGGATGTACTGGTGTAAAAAAATATTAGAATGGAGTGTTACTCCCCAAAAAGCATATGAAATAGCAATAAAGCTTAATAATAAATACTTTTATGATGGAAGAGATCCTAACTCTTATGCAGGAGTTGCTTGGTGTTTTGGAAAGCATGATCGAGCATGGAAAGAGAGGGAGATATTTGGTAAAGTTAGATATATGAATAGCGATGGATTGAAAAGAAAGTTTGATATAGAAAAATATGTAGAAAAATATTTAAAATAA
- a CDS encoding OmpA family protein — protein sequence MRNKKIMAMLLLTTSLLGACSSATPTNKKTSGTVKGAAAGALIGQLVGKDTKGTLIGAGIGALAGLGWGAYKDAQYKEFLNALNSTNITVTNNKDNINLRLPGESSFKSGSAVLNGGFYAPLNSIAYIMNKYPETKIQVSGYTDNTGNPNSNLNLSLQRAQSVANYLAAQGVSPNRISSIGYGDRNPVASNATPEGRALNRRVEINIYQQ from the coding sequence ATGAGAAACAAAAAAATAATGGCTATGTTATTATTAACAACATCTTTATTAGGAGCATGTAGCTCGGCAACACCAACAAATAAAAAAACTAGTGGTACTGTAAAAGGTGCAGCAGCAGGTGCATTAATAGGTCAACTAGTTGGAAAAGATACAAAGGGAACTTTAATAGGAGCTGGAATAGGAGCTTTAGCAGGACTAGGATGGGGAGCATACAAAGACGCTCAATATAAAGAGTTCTTAAATGCTTTAAATAGCACAAATATAACGGTTACTAATAATAAAGATAATATAAATTTAAGATTACCAGGAGAATCATCATTTAAGAGTGGTAGTGCTGTTTTAAACGGTGGATTCTATGCACCATTAAATTCGATAGCATATATTATGAATAAATATCCAGAGACAAAAATTCAAGTTTCAGGATATACTGATAACACAGGAAATCCTAACTCAAATTTAAATTTATCACTACAAAGAGCCCAAAGTGTAGCTAACTATTTAGCAGCACAAGGTGTATCACCAAATAGAATTTCTAGCATAGGTTATGGAGATAGAAATCCAGTTGCTTCAAATGCTACTCCAGAAGGAAGAGCATTAAATAGAAGAGTAGAAATAAATATATACCAACAATAA
- a CDS encoding thioesterase family protein: MFSVNYKVTISDINYGGHMGNERALLLFQQSRIELFKSLGVTEINVGDNVGTIQKDAHVYYKGEVYLGDELTIIIKNIDIKKTSLNFIYSVEKKEGGIVLEGSTIIVAFDYGKKKVARFSQEFLNELEKIFL; the protein is encoded by the coding sequence ATGTTTTCAGTTAATTATAAAGTTACAATATCAGATATAAATTATGGAGGACATATGGGGAATGAAAGAGCATTACTGCTATTTCAACAATCTAGAATAGAACTTTTTAAAAGTTTGGGAGTAACGGAAATAAATGTTGGAGATAATGTTGGTACAATTCAAAAAGATGCACACGTTTATTATAAAGGGGAGGTATACTTAGGAGATGAATTAACAATAATAATAAAAAATATAGATATAAAAAAAACATCATTAAATTTTATATATAGTGTAGAGAAAAAAGAGGGAGGAATCGTATTAGAGGGGAGTACAATCATTGTAGCTTTTGATTATGGAAAGAAAAAGGTAGCAAGGTTCTCTCAAGAGTTTTTAAATGAATTAGAAAAAATCTTTTTATAA
- a CDS encoding C-GCAxxG-C-C family (seleno)protein has translation MNKKVTYVKGQLNCAESIIDSFNKNNNTEIPVALGSGMGTGVTIGSLCGAVNAAVLVIGYLKGRETYQEENQARSLANDLLKEIKNKFNSELCVDLKKSNVSCNEIVSFTYEKLEEILNKN, from the coding sequence ATGAATAAAAAAGTAACTTATGTTAAAGGACAGTTAAATTGTGCTGAATCTATTATTGATTCATTTAATAAAAATAACAATACTGAAATTCCTGTTGCTTTAGGAAGTGGTATGGGAACTGGAGTAACTATTGGTAGCCTTTGTGGTGCTGTTAATGCCGCTGTTCTTGTTATTGGTTATCTTAAGGGTAGAGAAACTTATCAAGAAGAGAATCAAGCTAGATCTTTGGCTAATGATTTATTAAAAGAAATTAAAAATAAGTTTAATTCTGAACTTTGTGTCGATTTGAAAAAATCAAATGTTAGTTGTAATGAAATTGTTAGTTTCACTTATGAAAAATTAGAAGAGATTTTAAATAAAAATTAA
- a CDS encoding EI24 domain-containing protein — MEKIRLMLESYLKAPGIIKKLKLSWGYLIGGVVGIIILIFFYWLSGYIGDWIFNRINIIFDVKSYAGLFRWLIIFIIRTIMIAIEYFFFKTILLGILAPFFSYISEKIENYQEGTEYKFTLKENLNFILRGIKIASKSFVKEIIYTFIVILLGFIPIVNLIVPILIFLIQSYFISYNFVDYTLERRRFSPEESAKFMKENRIVFTLGGGIFTLIYFIPVIGIVIGPIISIVAFTMTTLKILKLQNVIKE, encoded by the coding sequence TTGGAGAAAATAAGATTAATGTTAGAAAGTTATTTAAAAGCTCCCGGAATTATAAAAAAATTAAAGTTATCATGGGGATATTTAATAGGAGGAGTTGTAGGAATAATAATATTAATATTTTTTTATTGGCTTTCTGGTTATATTGGAGATTGGATTTTTAATAGAATAAATATTATTTTTGATGTTAAGAGTTATGCGGGATTATTTAGATGGCTTATTATTTTTATAATTAGAACAATAATGATAGCTATTGAATATTTCTTTTTTAAAACGATTCTTTTAGGGATACTAGCCCCATTTTTTAGCTATATTTCAGAAAAAATTGAAAATTATCAAGAAGGAACTGAATATAAATTTACTTTAAAAGAAAATTTAAATTTTATACTTAGGGGTATAAAAATAGCAAGTAAAAGCTTTGTAAAGGAAATAATTTATACTTTTATTGTAATTTTGTTAGGATTTATACCTATAGTAAATTTAATCGTTCCTATTTTAATTTTTTTAATACAAAGTTATTTTATATCTTATAACTTTGTAGATTACACTTTAGAAAGGCGTAGATTTTCTCCAGAAGAGAGTGCCAAATTTATGAAAGAAAACAGAATTGTATTTACTTTAGGAGGAGGAATATTTACATTGATATATTTTATTCCCGTTATAGGTATAGTTATAGGACCTATTATTAGTATTGTCGCTTTTACAATGACAACATTGAAAATTTTGAAGCTCCAAAATGTAATTAAGGAATAA
- a CDS encoding LytR/AlgR family response regulator transcription factor, which translates to MLNCVIIEDEFPAREELKYFINNNNNFQLNKEFENPIDALKYIEGNNVDVVFLDINMPELDGMSLGKIIHRFNKNIKLVFITAYKDFAIDAFEIKAFDYILKPYSEERIIKVLNNLVEELNKNDNENLIKDFNIKKITVNLDSKMVVLSTDDILYIEADEKETHIFTASNMYTSKLKISQLENILSENIFFRGHRSYIVNIDKIVEVEPWFNGTYILKVSNCNFKIPVSRNKVKELKEILTIK; encoded by the coding sequence ATGCTTAATTGTGTAATTATCGAAGATGAATTCCCTGCTAGAGAGGAGTTAAAATATTTTATTAATAACAATAATAATTTCCAACTTAATAAAGAGTTTGAAAATCCCATAGATGCCTTAAAGTATATTGAGGGCAATAATGTTGATGTCGTTTTCTTAGATATAAATATGCCAGAATTAGATGGTATGAGTTTAGGTAAAATCATACATCGATTTAATAAAAATATAAAGTTAGTTTTTATAACAGCATACAAAGATTTTGCAATAGATGCCTTTGAAATTAAAGCTTTTGATTATATTCTAAAACCTTATTCTGAAGAAAGAATCATAAAAGTTTTAAATAATTTAGTAGAAGAACTTAATAAAAATGATAATGAAAATTTAATTAAAGATTTTAATATCAAAAAAATAACTGTGAATCTAGATTCTAAAATGGTTGTTTTATCTACTGATGATATACTCTATATTGAAGCCGATGAAAAAGAAACTCATATTTTTACAGCATCTAATATGTATACGTCTAAATTAAAAATCTCACAACTTGAAAATATTTTATCAGAAAATATCTTTTTCAGAGGGCATCGTTCTTATATTGTAAATATTGATAAGATTGTTGAGGTAGAACCCTGGTTTAATGGAACTTATATCTTGAAAGTTTCAAACTGTAACTTTAAAATTCCTGTTAGTAGAAATAAAGTTAAAGAACTTAAAGAGATCTTAACTATAAAATAA
- a CDS encoding LytS/YhcK type 5TM receptor domain-containing protein, whose product MFELAHKLFNTLGYIIAIAFFFSRFKSARSIFSREKYTKKDMLLLSLTFSSLAILGTYIGVDYKGAIANTRNIGVVVGGMLAGPEVAIISGIVAGIHRASVGVSRLTAIPCAIATILGGFITSYLYKKANSNNRSLLGFFAGVFVENLSMLFILLFAEDKILAMDIVKNLYLPMIFINGIGVAVIIIITEEILEEKEREAGTQAKLALEIANKTLPFFKKGESLDSICKILLESLKAEIVVITDKEVIIANASKNNNLCLKDREIQSEGTKKVLSSGEILIFDRNSEFNDFSYSEEGIKSCIIAPLFQDEKVSGTLKIYFKNEENITARKKYLAIGLSQLISTQLEISKMENLKTMARDAELKALQNQINPHFLFNALNTTASFVRFNPTRAREIIIDLSTYLRYNLENSVNLVPIKKELEQVKAYINIEKARFHNRFEIIYDFDEDLDTIKIPSLTIQPLVENSIKHGILKQRESGIVKISIKKVYLKCLVSIEDNGIGIDQDIINNINKKIEKNIGLKNVHNRLKLIYGKGLLIEKLEKGTKISFYINQEE is encoded by the coding sequence ATGTTTGAATTAGCTCATAAACTTTTCAATACCCTTGGGTATATAATAGCTATCGCTTTTTTCTTCTCTCGATTTAAGAGTGCTCGTAGTATTTTTAGTAGAGAAAAATATACAAAAAAAGATATGCTTCTACTCTCACTTACTTTTTCTAGTTTAGCTATCTTAGGAACTTATATTGGTGTTGATTACAAAGGAGCCATTGCCAATACAAGAAATATTGGTGTTGTCGTTGGCGGGATGCTTGCGGGTCCTGAAGTTGCTATAATATCTGGTATTGTTGCTGGTATCCATAGAGCTTCTGTTGGTGTTAGCAGACTAACAGCTATTCCATGTGCTATAGCTACTATTCTTGGGGGATTTATAACAAGCTATTTATATAAAAAAGCAAACTCTAATAATAGATCTCTTTTGGGATTTTTTGCTGGTGTTTTTGTAGAAAATTTAAGTATGCTTTTTATACTTCTTTTTGCAGAAGATAAAATTCTTGCTATGGATATTGTAAAAAATTTATACCTTCCTATGATCTTTATAAATGGAATTGGAGTCGCTGTTATAATTATAATTACTGAAGAAATTTTAGAGGAGAAGGAAAGAGAGGCAGGAACACAAGCTAAACTAGCTCTTGAAATTGCTAATAAAACTTTGCCCTTCTTTAAAAAAGGAGAGTCTCTAGATAGTATTTGTAAAATTCTTTTAGAGTCTTTGAAAGCTGAGATTGTAGTTATAACTGATAAAGAAGTTATTATTGCTAATGCTTCTAAAAATAACAATCTTTGTCTTAAAGATAGAGAGATTCAAAGTGAAGGCACAAAAAAAGTTTTAAGTTCTGGTGAGATTTTAATTTTTGATAGAAATAGTGAATTTAATGATTTCTCTTATTCTGAAGAAGGCATCAAGTCTTGTATAATCGCTCCTCTTTTTCAAGATGAAAAAGTTTCTGGAACTTTAAAAATTTACTTTAAAAACGAAGAAAATATTACAGCTCGAAAGAAATATTTAGCTATTGGTTTATCTCAACTAATTTCAACTCAATTGGAAATTAGTAAAATGGAAAATTTAAAAACTATGGCTAGAGATGCTGAATTAAAAGCTCTTCAAAATCAGATAAATCCACATTTTTTATTCAATGCTTTAAACACTACTGCGTCTTTTGTAAGGTTCAATCCAACTAGAGCAAGGGAAATAATAATAGATTTATCAACTTATTTAAGATACAATCTTGAAAACTCTGTTAATTTAGTTCCAATAAAAAAGGAATTAGAACAAGTTAAAGCTTATATCAATATTGAAAAAGCACGTTTTCATAATCGATTTGAAATTATTTATGATTTTGATGAAGATTTAGATACAATAAAAATCCCTAGTTTAACAATTCAACCTCTTGTTGAAAATAGTATTAAGCATGGTATTTTAAAACAAAGAGAGAGTGGAATAGTTAAAATTTCTATAAAAAAAGTTTATTTGAAATGTTTAGTCTCCATCGAAGATAACGGAATCGGAATTGATCAAGATATTATTAATAATATTAATAAAAAAATTGAAAAAAATATTGGTCTAAAAAATGTTCACAATCGTTTAAAACTTATATATGGTAAAGGTTTATTAATTGAAAAACTTGAAAAAGGAACTAAAATATCATTTTATATAAATCAGGAGGAATAG